Proteins encoded within one genomic window of uncultured Draconibacterium sp.:
- a CDS encoding glycosyltransferase family 39 protein, with translation MNDRRFYFAILIPLLLIIVSAIPIPLIVNAAKYAEVGREMLMNQDWINLTIGGDAYDQKPPMLFWIAAVTFKLFGLSVPAYKLAVLLFSCLGVYSTYRLGKLFYGKETGLLAAFFWVMSLGFQHFNNDIHTDTLLADFVVFSVWQFSAYLKTHKWLNFLLGAVGVGLSMLAKGPVGVVIPAAAIGGTMFVHKQWKEIFNYRWLIALIIVGIMILPAMTGLLNQFGLKGIKFYFWTNNVGRVTGSYHGSGTDYSFYLHTSLYVLLPWTIFMVYGFIKEIGGLIGLRKNKAQEFEVVNIFAVVVYLGILSIAKQQNPHYMLSAVPFMYIISAKWTVRLFSPETKSKTRNVIAIINKVIALVGPIALLVFPIVVFPEKRIWFWSIYGLLFAGIVVMGINKNDLPKQIVMLTFTITIMLFTVNVNMLPNMMKFHTSKEAAEIFNEKAPEGATLSMYTSSARLWNLLLYSKSPGTYLIEKEDLEAFTPKPGAWIYTSEEGYSDMLEMGLDINVVKKFTEHKQLTAQSARFLNPKTRASRFLNMYLVELK, from the coding sequence ATGAATGATCGTCGTTTCTACTTTGCAATTCTAATTCCCCTTCTTTTAATTATTGTCTCAGCTATACCTATTCCGTTAATTGTTAATGCTGCAAAATATGCAGAGGTTGGTCGTGAGATGCTGATGAATCAGGACTGGATTAACCTGACGATTGGCGGCGATGCCTACGATCAGAAACCACCGATGTTGTTTTGGATTGCAGCGGTTACTTTCAAGCTGTTTGGTTTGTCGGTACCGGCCTACAAACTGGCGGTGCTTTTGTTTTCATGCCTTGGGGTGTATTCGACATATCGACTGGGTAAACTTTTTTACGGAAAAGAGACCGGTTTGCTGGCTGCTTTCTTTTGGGTAATGTCTCTAGGATTTCAGCATTTTAACAACGATATACATACCGATACTTTACTGGCCGACTTTGTGGTTTTCTCGGTGTGGCAGTTTTCGGCCTATTTAAAAACGCATAAGTGGCTGAACTTTCTGCTGGGCGCAGTTGGTGTTGGTTTGTCTATGCTGGCAAAAGGCCCGGTGGGAGTTGTAATTCCCGCTGCGGCAATTGGAGGAACGATGTTCGTTCATAAGCAATGGAAAGAGATATTTAATTACCGTTGGTTAATAGCCCTGATAATAGTAGGTATTATGATCTTGCCTGCAATGACCGGATTGCTAAACCAGTTTGGATTAAAGGGAATCAAGTTCTACTTCTGGACTAATAATGTTGGGCGTGTTACCGGCTCATACCACGGTAGTGGTACAGATTATTCCTTTTACCTGCATACATCGTTATATGTGTTGTTGCCGTGGACTATATTTATGGTATATGGTTTTATTAAAGAAATAGGAGGCCTGATCGGCTTGCGAAAAAATAAAGCCCAGGAATTTGAGGTCGTGAACATTTTTGCAGTTGTGGTTTATTTGGGTATCCTATCGATAGCCAAACAGCAAAATCCGCATTACATGCTTTCGGCGGTTCCTTTTATGTATATAATAAGTGCAAAATGGACCGTGCGTTTGTTCTCTCCCGAGACTAAATCGAAAACCAGAAATGTAATTGCAATAATAAATAAAGTTATTGCGCTTGTTGGTCCTATTGCTCTTCTGGTGTTTCCAATAGTGGTGTTCCCTGAAAAACGCATTTGGTTCTGGTCCATTTACGGGCTTCTGTTTGCAGGAATCGTGGTAATGGGAATTAATAAGAATGATTTGCCGAAACAGATCGTGATGCTAACATTTACCATTACAATAATGCTGTTTACTGTTAATGTAAACATGTTGCCTAATATGATGAAGTTTCACACTTCGAAAGAAGCGGCTGAAATTTTTAATGAAAAGGCTCCCGAAGGGGCAACATTAAGTATGTATACATCCAGTGCACGGCTTTGGAATTTGTTATTGTATTCAAAATCTCCCGGAACCTACCTTATCGAAAAAGAAGACCTGGAAGCATTTACGCCTAAACCGGGGGCGTGGATATACACTTCGGAAGAGGGATATAGCGATATGCTTGAAATGGGATTGGATATAAATGTAGTAAAGAAATTTACCGAACATAAACAATTAACAGCTCAATCAGCTCGGTTTTTAAATCCAAAGACCAGGGCCAGCAGATTTCTTAATATGTATCTTGTTGAGTTGAAATAA
- a CDS encoding TorF family putative porin codes for MKKTLLITASFLLLFVVSISNVKAQEWSTGLDIYSSYIWRGAKFGSGPAFQPYVEFSAGDFAIGAWGSVNSSSDESMEMDLYAGYSIALSESSSLDLTLTDYYFGGDWTEYASMHYLEPSVSLSLGDFSLTAAYMFLPEMEMEDGSTTDFGEEADLYLEAGYSFGSVDLGFGMGDGQYTDDGDFNVCNINIGTSKEIAITETFTLPVSGSVILNPSTGGFFITVGISL; via the coding sequence ATGAAAAAGACACTACTGATTACAGCAAGTTTTTTACTACTTTTTGTTGTATCAATTTCGAATGTTAAAGCTCAGGAATGGAGCACAGGTTTAGACATTTACTCAAGTTATATTTGGCGTGGTGCCAAATTTGGATCCGGGCCTGCTTTTCAGCCTTACGTTGAATTTTCTGCTGGTGATTTTGCCATTGGTGCATGGGGGTCTGTTAATTCATCTTCTGATGAGAGCATGGAGATGGATTTGTACGCAGGTTATTCAATTGCATTGAGTGAATCTTCATCTTTGGACCTGACCTTAACTGATTATTATTTTGGTGGTGATTGGACCGAGTATGCATCAATGCATTATTTGGAGCCAAGCGTTAGCCTGAGTCTAGGTGATTTCTCTTTAACTGCGGCATATATGTTCCTGCCTGAAATGGAAATGGAAGATGGAAGCACTACTGATTTCGGAGAAGAAGCTGACCTTTACCTTGAAGCCGGATATTCTTTCGGATCTGTTGATCTTGGATTTGGAATGGGGGATGGACAGTACACCGACGATGGAGATTTTAATGTATGCAATATAAACATTGGTACCTCAAAAGAAATTGCAATAACAGAAACATTTACACTTCCTGTTTCAGGGTCTGTTATTCTTAATCCGTCAACCGGAGGTTTCTTTATTACAGTTGGTATTTCGCTGTAA
- a CDS encoding P-II family nitrogen regulator yields MKKIEAVIRKSKFDEVKDALYEAGIEFFSFWDVRGVGQAREGRAYRGIVYDTSTIERIKLSIIVRDKNIDKTVQAILGSARTGEIGDGKVFVLPIEESYRIRTGEHGDESLFIKGKEE; encoded by the coding sequence ATGAAAAAGATTGAAGCAGTAATACGCAAATCAAAATTTGATGAGGTAAAAGACGCACTGTATGAAGCAGGCATCGAATTCTTCTCTTTCTGGGATGTAAGGGGAGTAGGTCAGGCTCGCGAAGGTCGTGCTTACCGTGGTATTGTTTACGATACCAGTACAATCGAGAGAATAAAATTATCCATTATCGTTCGCGATAAAAATATTGATAAAACAGTTCAGGCCATTTTAGGATCAGCCAGAACAGGCGAGATCGGCGACGGTAAAGTATTCGTTCTTCCAATCGAAGAATCATACCGAATAAGAACCGGAGAGCATGGCGATGAGTCACTTTTTATTAAAGGTAAAGAAGAGTAG